A single window of Synechocystis sp. PCC 7509 DNA harbors:
- a CDS encoding NB-ARC domain-containing protein — translation MNSNLSKFRQGNSASGRSRGIILSPLGWQRFQAAKQQAENDETWGKHFTQEDLSDRTGLSLNTLHRLLKRELRVDRQSLEYLFRAFGLELTKADFTSIASNEESPNRQVDPQQDWDNAVDTSIFYGRDTELAQLWQWIVSEQCRVVGLLGIGGIGKSAIAVKAALQMQAEFEIIVWRSLANAPPLEELLSSLLKFLMPIYGEDPVIPTTLNEKFSKLMDYLRSRRCLLILDNAETILHSKQVGHWLSGYENYGQLLRTVGDTAHKSCLLITSREKPSEIGLMEGDRGVVRLLPLSGLTPDDGHAIFHQKGAFTGSETEWKSLIGHYGGNPLALKMVAATTQELFNGSIAEVLPYIAQGIFVFEDIRDLLERQFERLSVAEQKTLFWLAIYREPVSIAEIRDNTVDFNSGQSIPNLINLLIRRSLIEKTDGLFFLQPVVMEYVTERFIGQVCQEFETSQIDLLRSHPLSRVQAKDYVQEIQLRMLVQPALKKLVARFGSVSEVEARVRQLLTQQRQQPGYAAGNLINLLVQLDVDLCNSDFSELVVQADLRQVNLAGVNFQNADLSKSIFSETLEIATSLDISPDNQIVAVGDSSGRIYLWNIAATQLLATLEGHTGWVWSVVFSPDGKTLVSSGVDASIRLWDVTSGECSQILTGHSGCVWSVAFSPDGQRIASGSDDRTVRIWNLQGQCLQVMAGHTNSVYSVHFSPNNQTLASGSKDTSIRIWNVLDGKCLEVLRGHTDAVRCVRYSPDGQLLASGSHDRSVRLWSGLPNFKASSSHFDSKPNVRVLHGHTNWVWSIAFSPEGGILASGSDDCTLRLWDVKDGNSINVIEGHTLDIFALAISADGQLLVSAGQDQAVRLWNLDGQSLKTLRGCTSGIRALSLSPDDRTLASRGQDETIYLWHLPLDGDLPPLRPAKTFHIATMAISSLSFSPDGQTVATNGQDGSIFVWDVLTGHLNQWSGHDAPVWAAIFNPKGQTLASSSYDRTVRLWDIQTHQCLQELRGHQNGVRAITFDMNGQRLASGSFDRTIRLWNLQTGECLRIFEGHTGGIHALAFYGNDINSASDRGQQLASGSLDLTIRLWDLQTGECLRVLQGHTRGIYTLAVSPDGQTLASGSDDRTIRLWNLQTGQCFGILHEHKSWVTSLVFSSNGEILLSGSDDRTIKQWNVKTGCCTRTLTVDRLYEGMNIQGSTGLTVAQKATLKTLGAV, via the coding sequence ATGAATTCCAATCTGTCTAAATTTAGGCAAGGTAATTCTGCCTCTGGGCGATCACGAGGAATTATCCTATCGCCTCTAGGATGGCAGCGATTTCAGGCAGCAAAACAGCAGGCGGAAAATGATGAAACTTGGGGAAAGCATTTTACACAGGAAGATTTGAGCGATCGCACTGGACTATCTCTTAATACTCTCCATCGTTTGCTCAAGCGTGAATTAAGAGTAGATCGCCAGTCATTAGAATATCTTTTTCGGGCATTTGGGCTGGAATTAACAAAAGCAGACTTTACCTCCATTGCGTCCAATGAAGAATCGCCAAACAGACAGGTAGATCCGCAACAGGATTGGGATAATGCGGTAGATACATCGATATTTTATGGACGTGACACAGAACTAGCACAACTATGGCAGTGGATTGTATCTGAGCAGTGTCGCGTTGTTGGGTTATTGGGGATCGGGGGCATTGGGAAAAGTGCGATCGCCGTAAAAGCTGCACTCCAGATGCAGGCAGAATTTGAGATTATTGTGTGGCGAAGTCTTGCTAATGCGCCACCGTTAGAAGAACTTCTATCAAGCCTGTTGAAGTTTCTCATGCCAATCTACGGCGAAGATCCTGTCATTCCTACTACGCTCAATGAAAAGTTTTCTAAATTAATGGATTATCTGCGATCGCGTCGATGTCTGTTAATACTCGATAACGCTGAAACTATTTTGCATAGCAAACAAGTCGGACATTGGCTGTCAGGCTATGAAAATTATGGACAATTGCTGCGAACCGTTGGAGACACTGCCCACAAAAGCTGTTTGTTAATCACCAGTCGAGAAAAACCCAGCGAAATAGGGCTAATGGAAGGCGATCGCGGTGTAGTGCGACTTCTACCTCTAAGTGGACTTACCCCTGATGACGGACACGCCATTTTTCACCAAAAGGGAGCATTTACGGGTTCAGAAACCGAATGGAAGTCCTTAATCGGTCATTATGGCGGTAATCCCTTGGCGCTAAAAATGGTAGCAGCCACAACCCAGGAGCTTTTTAATGGCAGTATTGCAGAGGTTTTACCCTATATTGCTCAGGGAATTTTTGTTTTTGAAGATATCCGCGATTTGCTTGAGCGTCAGTTTGAGCGCCTATCGGTAGCCGAACAAAAAACATTATTCTGGTTGGCAATTTATCGAGAGCCAGTCTCGATTGCAGAAATTCGTGACAATACTGTCGATTTTAACTCTGGGCAAAGCATACCTAACTTGATTAATTTGCTAATTAGGCGATCGCTAATCGAAAAAACAGATGGCTTATTTTTCTTGCAACCCGTTGTCATGGAATACGTTACAGAACGATTCATTGGGCAAGTTTGCCAGGAATTTGAGACTTCTCAAATTGACTTACTGCGAAGCCATCCCTTAAGTCGAGTGCAGGCAAAAGATTACGTGCAAGAGATTCAATTGCGGATGCTCGTACAACCTGCACTTAAAAAGCTTGTCGCTCGATTTGGCAGTGTATCAGAGGTCGAAGCCAGAGTAAGGCAGCTATTAACCCAGCAGCGACAGCAACCAGGATACGCCGCAGGCAATCTGATTAATCTTTTAGTACAGCTTGATGTCGATTTGTGTAACTCAGACTTTTCTGAGCTAGTGGTACAAGCCGACTTGCGACAGGTCAATTTAGCAGGAGTCAATTTTCAGAACGCCGACTTATCTAAGTCCATCTTTTCAGAAACCTTAGAAATCGCTACCTCCCTCGATATCAGCCCAGACAATCAAATCGTTGCCGTTGGCGATTCGAGCGGCAGGATCTATCTCTGGAATATTGCCGCAACTCAACTACTTGCCACCTTGGAAGGACATACAGGCTGGGTATGGTCGGTTGTCTTTAGTCCCGACGGCAAAACGCTAGTCAGCAGTGGGGTGGATGCTTCAATCCGATTATGGGATGTGACAAGCGGTGAATGTTCGCAGATTTTAACGGGGCATAGCGGCTGTGTATGGTCGGTTGCTTTTAGTCCCGATGGTCAACGGATAGCGAGTGGTAGTGACGATCGCACGGTACGGATATGGAATTTGCAGGGGCAATGTCTTCAAGTCATGGCAGGGCATACGAACAGCGTTTACTCAGTTCACTTTTCACCCAACAATCAAACCTTAGCTAGTGGTAGCAAGGATACCTCTATTCGGATTTGGAATGTACTTGATGGGAAGTGCCTAGAGGTATTGCGAGGACATACTGATGCAGTTCGGTGTGTGCGGTACAGCCCGGACGGTCAACTACTTGCTAGTGGCAGTCACGATCGATCGGTGCGATTGTGGAGCGGACTACCTAACTTTAAAGCCAGTTCGTCACATTTTGATAGCAAGCCTAATGTTAGGGTACTGCATGGACACACCAATTGGGTTTGGAGCATTGCATTTAGCCCAGAGGGTGGCATTTTGGCGAGTGGGAGTGATGATTGCACCCTGCGTCTTTGGGATGTCAAAGACGGAAACTCGATTAATGTTATCGAGGGTCATACTCTAGATATTTTTGCTCTGGCAATTAGTGCCGATGGTCAATTATTGGTTAGTGCAGGTCAAGATCAAGCAGTTCGGCTGTGGAATTTAGACGGGCAAAGCCTCAAGACCCTGCGCGGATGTACCAGTGGCATTCGCGCTCTTAGCCTGAGTCCTGACGATCGCACCCTTGCTAGTAGAGGTCAGGATGAAACTATTTATCTGTGGCATTTGCCGTTAGATGGCGATCTCCCGCCGCTTCGTCCTGCCAAAACCTTTCACATCGCAACTATGGCAATTTCGTCTTTAAGTTTTAGCCCCGATGGTCAAACCGTGGCAACCAATGGACAAGATGGCTCAATTTTCGTATGGGATGTGCTTACAGGACACCTCAATCAGTGGTCAGGTCATGACGCGCCCGTATGGGCAGCAATTTTCAATCCAAAAGGTCAAACTCTGGCAAGTAGTAGTTACGATCGCACAGTACGACTATGGGATATACAAACTCATCAGTGTTTGCAGGAGTTGCGCGGACATCAAAACGGAGTTCGGGCGATTACTTTTGACATGAATGGTCAGAGGTTAGCAAGCGGTAGTTTCGATCGCACTATTCGCCTTTGGAATCTGCAAACTGGGGAGTGTTTACGGATATTTGAGGGTCACACGGGCGGTATTCACGCGTTGGCATTTTATGGCAATGATATTAATTCTGCGTCAGATCGAGGTCAACAGTTAGCAAGCGGTAGTTTAGACCTCACCATCCGGCTTTGGGATCTGCAAACTGGGGAATGTTTGCGGGTTTTACAAGGTCATACGAGAGGAATATATACCCTTGCCGTTAGTCCCGATGGGCAAACCTTAGCAAGTGGCAGTGACGATCGCACAATTCGATTATGGAATCTGCAAACGGGGCAATGCTTTGGGATATTGCACGAGCATAAAAGTTGGGTAACTTCGTTAGTTTTTAGCTCCAACGGTGAAATTCTCTTGAGTGGCAGTGACGATCGCACAATTAAACAATGGAACGTCAAGACCGGATGCTGCACGAGAACTTTAACAGTAGATCGTCTCTATGAAGGCATGAATATTCAAGGCTCAACCGGATTGACCGTTGCTCAAAAAGCCACCCTGAAAACATTAGGTGCAGTCTAG
- a CDS encoding cupin domain-containing protein, with the protein MEIMTKGIAVPAGVGKALEVLPGETVIFKAVSADTDGAYTLIEVTDEPQAGPPLHLHRREDEAFYILEGTFAFQIGDRTMTATAGWFMTAPKGVPHSYKNIGTTPARMLTLFVPAGIENFFEDLSKLTAAGTLDIDNIVAVSKKQGIELVSPTLQH; encoded by the coding sequence ATGGAAATTATGACAAAAGGCATTGCTGTTCCAGCAGGCGTTGGTAAAGCGCTCGAAGTGCTGCCAGGAGAAACAGTGATTTTTAAAGCAGTCAGCGCAGATACAGACGGTGCCTATACTTTAATCGAAGTTACTGACGAGCCGCAAGCGGGACCGCCTCTGCATTTACATCGGCGCGAAGACGAAGCATTTTATATTCTGGAGGGAACTTTTGCTTTTCAGATTGGGGATCGCACTATGACGGCAACAGCAGGCTGGTTTATGACCGCTCCCAAAGGTGTCCCGCATTCTTACAAAAATATCGGTACTACGCCTGCAAGGATGCTTACTCTCTTTGTTCCCGCAGGCATTGAAAACTTCTTCGAGGATCTGTCTAAGCTGACCGCCGCAGGCACATTGGACATTGATAACATCGTTGCCGTCTCAAAGAAACAGGGAATAGAGTTAGTGTCCCCAACACTTCAACATTAA
- a CDS encoding tetratricopeptide repeat protein translates to MTTADTPPTARLILTPDQRLRVFVSSTLGELAIERGSVRDGIAHLRLAPVMFELGARPHPPRKLYRAYLAQSHVFVGIYWQSYGWVAPDEKTSGLEDEYLLSGILPKLIYVKSPAPDREPRLAAMLAHIREDDRVSYKAFSTPTELRSLVENDLALLLTEHFQTASVQQSVPERASQIGQGTLPTPPTPLVGREQEIEAVTALLHRTGVRLVTLTGPGGIGKSRLALAVGAKLGSSFENGVRFVALAAITDPELVASRVAKALGLLESGSQPPLEDLKSYLHNKRLLLILDNFEQVTAASPLIAELLGAAPGIQVIVTSRTMLRLSGEYVFTVPPLSLPEPEAEPEVESLGQYEAVRLFVERAQAANPDFALKQENARDVTEICRRLDGLPLVIELAAARVRLLSPQALLTRLESSLGFLTGGARDLPERQQTLRNTIAWSYDLLGKDEQALFAQLGVFSGGFDLQAVETICCLDGGSSAESNQVLTSIEALSSLLDHSLVRQEGRDGEPRFGMLETIREYALERLQSSAVWQATCDRHADYYLVLAEAAEPELKSPNQLAWLERLETENDNLRAALTRFLSQDQIALAARLGWGLWMFWWLKRHINEGVRWFEEMLTKSGSLPPYPRARVLSGLAMQVEVRGDEDRAKVLFEQSLPLYREVGDKPGIAKATGMLGRLAMLRGDYAAAETLLEESLTLYRELGDNWFLAIMLNFRGMIPLGQSDRSQAAHFFGEALRVSRIVNDTLPLLLSLYNLALSKRTEGKLTEATALVEEGLVLSDKAGDEASLGYYLEELAALAQQLGDFERAERLYGAADTLLEKVGSVWLYTYASNRSQHAIAVDEVHSTVETALDEVRAQGRDIGRARVMDYALRKGEEMHAQPPGPAPDGK, encoded by the coding sequence TTGACAACCGCAGACACGCCGCCCACAGCCCGCCTTATCCTTACACCCGATCAACGGTTGCGGGTCTTTGTAAGTTCAACGCTTGGCGAGTTGGCGATCGAGCGCGGCTCGGTACGCGACGGAATCGCCCATCTTAGGCTTGCGCCGGTAATGTTCGAGTTGGGTGCCAGACCTCACCCGCCGCGCAAACTTTACCGCGCTTACTTAGCCCAAAGCCACGTTTTTGTAGGTATCTACTGGCAGAGCTACGGGTGGGTAGCACCGGATGAAAAGACATCAGGTCTTGAGGACGAATATCTACTTTCAGGAATTTTACCGAAGCTCATCTACGTCAAGTCGCCAGCACCCGATCGCGAACCCCGTCTGGCAGCAATGCTGGCTCATATTCGAGAGGACGACCGTGTTTCCTATAAGGCATTCTCCACCCCCACCGAACTGCGAAGCTTGGTCGAGAATGACCTAGCCCTGCTGCTGACGGAACACTTCCAGACAGCCAGTGTTCAACAGAGCGTACCCGAAAGAGCCTCGCAGATTGGGCAGGGGACACTACCCACGCCGCCCACGCCTTTGGTAGGTCGTGAGCAGGAGATCGAGGCAGTCACTGCGCTGCTGCACCGTACTGGGGTGCGTCTCGTCACCCTTACGGGTCCAGGCGGAATCGGCAAGAGTAGACTCGCGCTAGCAGTTGGGGCAAAACTCGGTTCGAGTTTTGAGAACGGCGTGCGCTTTGTGGCGCTCGCTGCCATCACAGATCCCGAACTCGTGGCATCCAGGGTTGCAAAAGCTCTCGGATTGCTGGAGTCTGGCAGCCAACCACCCTTAGAGGATTTGAAATCCTACTTGCATAATAAGCGTCTCTTGCTGATACTTGATAACTTTGAGCAAGTAACCGCAGCGTCTCCGCTAATAGCTGAATTGCTGGGCGCTGCGCCGGGCATCCAGGTAATCGTGACGAGCCGGACGATGCTCAGGCTCAGTGGCGAGTACGTGTTCACTGTTCCCCCCCTTTCTTTGCCGGAGCCGGAAGCCGAACCGGAAGTTGAGAGCTTGGGGCAATACGAGGCAGTGCGACTATTTGTAGAACGGGCGCAGGCTGCGAATCCAGACTTCGCACTCAAGCAAGAGAACGCTCGTGATGTCACCGAGATATGTCGCAGGCTGGACGGTCTGCCACTCGTTATAGAACTTGCTGCTGCGAGGGTAAGGCTCCTGTCGCCCCAGGCTTTACTCACGAGGCTCGAAAGCAGTCTCGGATTTCTGACGGGAGGAGCGCGAGACCTACCAGAGCGACAGCAGACCTTGAGAAATACCATTGCCTGGAGTTATGACCTGCTAGGTAAAGACGAGCAGGCGCTTTTTGCCCAGTTGGGCGTGTTTTCGGGGGGCTTCGACCTGCAAGCAGTGGAAACCATCTGTTGTCTTGATGGTGGTTCCTCAGCAGAATCAAATCAGGTTCTAACGAGTATCGAGGCGCTGAGTTCACTTCTGGATCATAGTCTGGTGCGACAGGAAGGGCGGGACGGTGAGCCGCGCTTTGGAATGCTAGAAACCATACGAGAATATGCTCTGGAACGCTTGCAAAGTAGTGCCGTATGGCAGGCAACCTGCGACCGTCACGCCGATTATTATCTGGTGCTTGCAGAGGCTGCGGAGCCGGAACTGAAAAGTCCTAACCAACTAGCTTGGTTAGAGCGCCTTGAGACTGAAAACGACAATCTAAGAGCCGCACTCACGCGTTTTTTGAGCCAAGACCAGATTGCGTTGGCGGCGCGTCTCGGCTGGGGCCTATGGATGTTCTGGTGGTTGAAGCGACACATTAATGAGGGTGTCCGCTGGTTCGAGGAAATGCTGACCAAGAGTGGCTCTCTTCCACCTTACCCACGGGCGCGGGTACTGAGCGGACTCGCTATGCAAGTCGAGGTTCGTGGGGATGAGGATCGGGCAAAGGTTCTGTTCGAGCAGAGCTTACCTCTGTACCGGGAAGTGGGAGATAAGCCTGGGATTGCCAAAGCTACTGGAATGCTCGGCCGTCTAGCAATGTTACGCGGCGACTACGCCGCAGCCGAGACGTTGCTTGAGGAAAGCCTAACCCTCTACCGAGAGCTAGGCGACAACTGGTTTCTCGCCATAATGCTCAACTTTCGCGGCATGATTCCTCTCGGCCAAAGCGATCGCAGCCAGGCGGCTCACTTCTTTGGAGAAGCTCTGCGGGTGTCCCGGATCGTAAACGATACCCTTCCTCTCCTGTTGTCCCTTTATAACTTGGCGCTGAGTAAGCGGACAGAAGGCAAGCTGACCGAAGCGACGGCACTCGTCGAAGAAGGGTTAGTGCTTTCGGATAAAGCTGGAGATGAAGCCAGCCTCGGCTACTATCTCGAAGAGTTAGCGGCTCTTGCCCAACAGCTTGGCGATTTTGAGCGCGCCGAACGTCTGTACGGGGCAGCAGATACCTTGCTGGAGAAAGTGGGCAGCGTTTGGCTATACACCTATGCCTCAAATCGCTCCCAGCACGCTATAGCTGTAGACGAAGTGCATTCCACAGTAGAGACAGCACTCGATGAAGTCCGCGCACAAGGCAGGGACATAGGGCGTGCGCGTGTAATGGACTACGCTTTAAGGAAAGGCGAGGAAATGCACGCGCAACCCCCTGGCCCTGCTCCCGACGGAAAGTAA
- a CDS encoding SDR family NAD(P)-dependent oxidoreductase, which translates to MNHFIDKVVIITDKSSGIGLATAQAFESEGAKVVVTGCNAETLASAAKVLSKETLTAEAEVTKSADIARLVNLVREKHGHTDLAIDARNVTQLGVCCSV; encoded by the coding sequence ATGAATCACTTCATTGATAAAGTTGTCATCATCACTGATAAGAGTAGCGGTATCGGATTGGCAACTGCTCAAGCGTTTGAAAGCGAGGGCGCAAAAGTTGTGGTGACGGGATGTAATGCAGAAACCCTGGCATCTGCTGCCAAGGTACTGAGCAAGGAAACATTGACTGCGGAGGCAGAGGTGACTAAGAGCGCAGATATCGCTCGGCTAGTGAATCTCGTCCGCGAGAAGCATGGACATACAGACTTAGCTATAGACGCACGCAATGTGACCCAGTTGGGTGTATGTTGCAGCGTTTAG
- a CDS encoding cupin domain-containing protein: protein MTQSFWLFNTHLRIVADRTTTAGQYDLIEGYFSPGTQTPLHRHTHYSEQLYVLEGELTAWAGENKAVLTAGDQLMIPAGIPHTLAVLSDRPVRALVVAAPSGFARLITAVGTQNNTEMTDMALFERISTEIGDEILGPPGALPSTHTVITQQFS, encoded by the coding sequence ATGACTCAATCTTTTTGGCTGTTTAATACTCATTTGCGTATCGTTGCCGATCGCACTACTACCGCAGGCCAGTACGATCTGATCGAAGGCTACTTTTCTCCTGGCACACAGACACCTCTCCACCGCCACACTCACTACTCCGAACAATTGTACGTGCTGGAAGGGGAACTTACAGCTTGGGCTGGTGAAAACAAGGCGGTGCTAACTGCTGGCGACCAATTGATGATTCCTGCTGGTATCCCCCACACGCTCGCCGTGTTAAGCGATCGCCCAGTTCGCGCGTTGGTCGTTGCTGCACCAAGCGGCTTTGCTCGACTAATTACAGCAGTCGGTACGCAGAACAATACAGAAATGACTGATATGGCACTGTTTGAGCGCATCTCCACTGAGATTGGCGACGAAATTCTGGGTCCGCCCGGAGCGTTACCCTCAACACATACTGTAATAACACAGCAATTCTCCTAG
- a CDS encoding GMC family oxidoreductase, with product MTHYDYIIIGAGSAGCVLANRLTEDSKTTVLLLEAGNPDTKPEIQSPSAVLSLLGSEVDWGYFSEPEPYLNNRKIFCSRGKVLGGSSSINAMIYIRGNPRDYDHWQELGNPGWSYQNVLPYFKKSEHSSRGASKFHGTDGELSVTDSIAPTAISQRYIDAAMALGYNYNPDFNGVQQLGVGRYQYTIKDGKRHSTAAAFLVPILQRPNLTITTGALVTRLLFEGTRTVGVEYLHEGTLHQNRVNREVILSAGAFDSPKLLMLSGIGSAQPLQAMGISVVVDLPGVGQNLQDHLLLSVVYQATQELHFASTSSMGEAGLFLHSQSDSEVAPDLQFFFAPVQLLSPGYTPADFGFSGAISVTDLQNVGSVSLRSPDPKDAPMIRMNYLQSQADVQKSVAAIKLTRQVFQNSAFDEFRGAEIAPGADVISDEALVAYIRDTGSTVWHPVGTCKMGTDPMAVVDPELRVHGIEGLRVVDASIMPTITTGNTNAPTIAIAEKAADLIKAAYYLQQRRLVFA from the coding sequence ATGACTCACTATGACTACATTATCATTGGTGCAGGTTCGGCAGGCTGTGTGCTTGCCAACCGTTTGACAGAAGACAGTAAAACAACAGTGTTATTACTCGAAGCGGGCAACCCAGATACGAAACCAGAAATCCAAAGCCCGTCAGCAGTCTTGAGCTTGCTAGGCTCTGAGGTGGATTGGGGCTACTTCTCCGAACCAGAACCGTACCTAAATAACCGCAAAATCTTCTGTTCTCGTGGCAAAGTTTTGGGTGGCAGCAGTTCGATTAATGCCATGATTTATATTCGAGGCAATCCTCGCGATTACGACCATTGGCAGGAATTAGGTAATCCTGGTTGGAGTTACCAGAATGTTTTGCCCTATTTCAAGAAATCTGAACACTCCTCACGAGGCGCATCCAAGTTTCACGGGACTGATGGAGAATTAAGTGTAACCGACTCGATTGCGCCTACTGCCATTTCTCAACGATATATAGATGCAGCAATGGCATTGGGCTATAACTACAACCCTGATTTCAACGGGGTGCAGCAGTTAGGAGTAGGACGCTATCAATACACTATTAAAGATGGTAAACGGCACAGCACGGCGGCTGCCTTCTTAGTGCCTATTCTCCAGCGTCCCAACTTGACAATAACAACTGGAGCATTGGTCACTCGACTGTTATTTGAGGGTACTCGCACCGTTGGGGTGGAATATTTACACGAGGGTACGCTGCACCAGAACCGGGTCAATCGCGAAGTAATTTTAAGTGCGGGTGCGTTTGATTCGCCCAAGCTGCTGATGCTGTCTGGCATTGGGTCTGCACAACCTTTGCAAGCAATGGGAATTTCTGTTGTGGTCGATCTGCCGGGTGTCGGTCAAAACCTGCAAGACCACCTGCTTCTTTCTGTGGTGTATCAGGCAACTCAGGAGCTACACTTTGCCAGCACAAGTAGTATGGGAGAAGCTGGATTATTCTTACATAGCCAGAGCGATTCGGAGGTTGCACCCGATTTACAGTTTTTCTTTGCACCCGTCCAGTTATTATCACCGGGCTATACTCCTGCTGATTTTGGGTTCTCAGGTGCAATCTCTGTGACCGACCTGCAAAACGTCGGCAGTGTGAGTTTGCGTTCGCCCGATCCCAAAGATGCACCAATGATTCGGATGAACTATCTGCAAAGTCAAGCCGATGTGCAAAAGTCAGTGGCTGCGATTAAATTAACGCGCCAAGTGTTCCAAAACAGTGCCTTTGATGAGTTTCGCGGTGCAGAAATTGCTCCAGGTGCCGACGTGATTAGTGATGAAGCACTTGTTGCTTACATCCGAGACACTGGCAGCACGGTGTGGCATCCGGTCGGCACTTGCAAAATGGGTACTGACCCAATGGCAGTAGTAGACCCCGAATTACGGGTACATGGGATCGAGGGGTTGCGTGTCGTCGATGCCTCTATCATGCCAACTATCACCACAGGAAATACAAACGCACCTACCATTGCGATCGCTGAAAAAGCCGCCGATTTAATTAAAGCTGCATATTACTTACAGCAAAGACGGTTAGTGTTTGCATAG
- a CDS encoding IS4/Tn5 family transposase DNA-binding protein, translating to MLDWWEKNFATLELGDRRLNERAMSIGYVLSLGFGKALSEVFCNGKALKRAYEFLPTQKWNFQV from the coding sequence ATGCTGGACTGGTGGGAGAAAAATTTTGCAACCTTAGAACTGGGTGATCGCCGATTGAATGAGCGTGCAATGTCAATCGGGTATGTTCTAAGTCTTGGATTCGGCAAAGCACTGTCAGAAGTTTTCTGTAATGGAAAAGCACTCAAGAGAGCCTATGAGTTTTTGCCAACCCAAAAGTGGAATTTTCAAGTGTAG